The Chryseobacterium sp. 52 genome includes a region encoding these proteins:
- a CDS encoding head GIN domain-containing protein, protein MKSRTLFIFSAFALMASCNEKQDRRNNGNNNDWADKVIDKESGSVQQKEFKGDFDEIEVSQAIDAEVIKSDVEKVVISAPENIINEILVDNSGGRLHIHYKSGIRVRNSNNVKAKIYTKDFTKIVANSAASIIIKDKFTQEKLDIEISSAASVTGDLEANDFDISADSSSRFTGKVWAVDLGIDASSAASIDISGKTKNADITSSSASSISAQEVIADHVKAEASSGASIQISAVSSVNAEASSGGSVDIAKKGDVKDITKQESSGGSINIH, encoded by the coding sequence ATGAAATCAAGGACTCTTTTTATATTTTCAGCCTTCGCGCTGATGGCTTCGTGCAATGAAAAACAGGACAGAAGAAACAATGGCAATAATAATGACTGGGCGGATAAAGTAATTGACAAAGAAAGCGGCTCGGTTCAACAGAAGGAATTTAAAGGAGATTTCGATGAGATTGAAGTATCTCAGGCGATAGATGCTGAGGTGATCAAATCTGACGTTGAGAAAGTTGTTATTTCTGCCCCGGAAAACATTATCAATGAAATCCTTGTGGATAACAGTGGCGGAAGGCTCCACATCCATTACAAATCAGGAATCAGGGTGAGAAATAGCAACAATGTGAAAGCCAAGATTTATACTAAAGATTTTACGAAGATTGTGGCTAATTCTGCAGCAAGTATTATTATAAAAGATAAATTTACACAGGAAAAACTGGATATTGAAATCTCCAGTGCAGCAAGTGTGACCGGTGATCTGGAAGCTAATGATTTTGATATCTCGGCGGACAGCAGCAGCCGTTTCACTGGAAAAGTTTGGGCAGTAGATCTTGGGATTGATGCTTCTTCCGCTGCAAGTATTGATATTTCAGGAAAAACTAAAAATGCAGATATTACTTCTTCATCAGCCAGCAGTATTTCGGCACAAGAAGTTATTGCAGATCATGTAAAAGCTGAAGCCTCCAGTGGGGCAAGTATTCAGATCAGTGCTGTTTCTTCAGTCAATGCTGAAGCTTCTTCAGGAGGAAGTGTTGATATTGCTAAAAAAGGGGATGTTAAAGATATAACCAAGCAGGAAAGCAGTGGCGGAAGTATAAATATTCACTAA
- a CDS encoding monovalent cation:proton antiporter-2 (CPA2) family protein yields MESSLAMNTLIFLGVAIIMVPLARKFGLSSVIGYILGGIIIGPYVLRLTGNDVNDIMHASEFGVIMLLFLVGLELEPRKFWDMRKKIMGLGLTQMLLSISLLFLVFISAGWRIDKAIAIAMCFALSSTAIVLQTLQEKNNFKTMAGEASFSTLLFQDIAVIPILAILPILANYKASHHDNEIQILIQKLPEWLQAGTVILGVAILILLGRYVFVPFLRYVSKSGMTELLTASSLFLVIGVSELMAAIGLSPALGAFLAGVMLANSEFRHELEAQINPFKGLLLAVFFVSVGSTINFNIIQQDPLFIFSTVFAVLAVKFVVLYAIGKFFKIDTPQSLFYAFALSQVGEFAFVLINYASDLYLLSPELNAQMMAVTAITMCITPILLIINDRFITPKFIKEIPDEENDFNILDNDVSQKKIIIVGFGHFGSTVGRLLKANKIPATVLDRDSDRVKLLRSYGFKVYYGDATRIPILRAAGIEDAEILVLCLDDPDDNKFIADLVREHYPDVKIFVRTKNRIDAYEYLNNGIENIYRETLGTAVDMAVDVLHETGMRKYAARRLGQRFMAIDKASIRRLAKAKHDDEILLFTTKEILQREEELLAYDNLNFDNRNWEGSSSVDEENDEETPT; encoded by the coding sequence ATGGAGTCCAGCTTAGCAATGAATACATTAATTTTCTTAGGGGTAGCTATTATTATGGTTCCTTTGGCGAGAAAATTTGGACTAAGTTCTGTGATCGGATATATTTTAGGCGGTATTATTATTGGGCCTTATGTTCTCAGACTTACCGGAAATGATGTTAATGACATTATGCACGCCAGTGAATTTGGTGTTATCATGCTGCTTTTTTTGGTAGGACTGGAGCTGGAGCCAAGGAAGTTCTGGGACATGCGGAAGAAAATTATGGGCTTAGGGCTCACACAGATGCTGCTTTCTATTTCACTTCTTTTTCTGGTTTTCATCAGTGCAGGATGGAGGATAGACAAAGCGATTGCAATTGCCATGTGTTTTGCCCTCTCTTCTACTGCTATTGTACTGCAGACTCTTCAGGAAAAGAATAATTTTAAAACTATGGCCGGAGAAGCCTCATTCTCTACTCTCCTGTTTCAGGATATTGCCGTGATTCCTATTTTGGCTATCCTTCCTATTCTCGCAAACTATAAAGCAAGTCACCATGACAACGAAATCCAGATTCTGATCCAGAAACTACCGGAGTGGCTGCAGGCCGGAACGGTAATTTTAGGGGTGGCTATTCTGATCTTACTTGGAAGGTATGTCTTTGTTCCTTTCTTAAGGTATGTTTCAAAATCAGGTATGACAGAATTGCTGACGGCATCCTCTTTATTTCTTGTGATCGGGGTTTCAGAGCTTATGGCAGCAATAGGACTGTCGCCTGCTTTGGGAGCCTTTCTTGCAGGCGTTATGCTTGCCAACAGTGAATTCCGGCACGAGCTGGAAGCCCAGATCAATCCTTTTAAGGGACTTCTTTTGGCAGTCTTCTTTGTAAGTGTAGGTTCTACTATCAACTTTAATATTATTCAGCAGGATCCTCTGTTTATTTTCTCTACTGTTTTTGCAGTATTGGCTGTAAAATTTGTCGTTCTGTATGCTATCGGGAAGTTTTTCAAGATTGATACGCCACAAAGTTTATTTTATGCTTTTGCGCTTTCTCAGGTAGGGGAATTTGCTTTTGTACTGATCAATTATGCTTCGGATCTTTATCTTTTAAGCCCTGAACTTAATGCCCAGATGATGGCCGTTACTGCAATTACGATGTGTATCACTCCTATTCTTCTGATTATTAACGACAGATTCATCACGCCAAAATTCATCAAAGAAATTCCCGATGAAGAAAATGATTTCAATATTCTGGACAACGATGTAAGTCAAAAGAAAATTATTATCGTAGGTTTCGGGCATTTCGGAAGTACGGTAGGACGTCTTTTAAAAGCGAATAAAATTCCGGCGACAGTTCTGGACAGGGATTCTGACCGGGTAAAGCTGTTGAGAAGTTATGGTTTTAAAGTATATTACGGAGATGCAACAAGGATTCCCATTTTAAGGGCGGCAGGAATTGAAGATGCTGAAATTCTAGTTCTATGTCTTGATGATCCTGATGATAACAAATTCATTGCCGATCTGGTACGCGAGCATTATCCGGACGTTAAAATCTTTGTAAGGACCAAAAACAGAATCGACGCTTACGAATACCTCAACAACGGTATTGAAAATATTTATCGTGAAACATTAGGAACTGCCGTAGATATGGCTGTAGATGTTCTTCATGAAACCGGAATGAGAAAATATGCCGCAAGACGTCTCGGGCAGAGATTCATGGCGATTGACAAAGCCTCTATCCGGAGACTTGCCAAAGCAAAGCATGATGATGAAATCCTATTATTTACTACAAAAGAAATCCTCCAGCGTGAGGAGGAACTATTGGCTTATGACAATCTTAATTTTGATAATAGAAATTGGGAAGGTTCCTCGTCAGTAGATGAAGAAAATGACGAGGAAACTCCAACTTAA
- a CDS encoding NAD(P)H-dependent oxidoreductase has product MKKTLVVFAHPYLEHSNSNVELFNFYVRHQHFTLRDLYEEYPDFHIAAFRERKRLKNYDRFIFQFPLIWFGMPPLLRLWIDEVFDRDWLKEGENNPLEGKEIYILITTGGKERSFSKTGTYQYTIDELISGLIVSLKVFKADIKHIKIVYEANKLSKKDIILHKKEFTELLNQ; this is encoded by the coding sequence ATGAAGAAGACGCTGGTAGTTTTTGCACATCCCTATTTAGAGCACTCCAATTCTAATGTAGAGCTTTTTAATTTCTATGTCCGTCACCAGCACTTTACCCTCAGAGATCTTTACGAAGAATATCCGGATTTTCACATTGCGGCATTCAGGGAAAGAAAAAGATTAAAGAACTACGATCGGTTTATCTTTCAATTTCCTTTAATATGGTTTGGAATGCCACCTTTGCTAAGATTATGGATCGATGAAGTTTTCGATAGAGATTGGCTGAAAGAAGGAGAAAACAATCCACTGGAAGGCAAAGAGATTTATATTCTGATAACCACCGGAGGAAAAGAACGGTCTTTCAGTAAAACCGGAACCTATCAGTATACCATAGATGAACTGATCAGCGGGCTAATTGTCTCTTTAAAGGTTTTCAAAGCCGACATCAAGCATATCAAAATCGTTTATGAGGCCAATAAACTCAGCAAAAAAGACATTATTTTACATAAAAAAGAATTTACAGAACTACTCAATCAATAG
- a CDS encoding TPM domain-containing protein, which translates to MRLRSLKIVFSFILFCFYTFVSAQYTIPPKPAVLYPVFDEAGLLTQQQKDELNNKLIKFADSTSTEIEVIIIPSTKGEDVNFLATMFGQQWKIGKKGVDNGVVFLIATEDRTMSIQQGRAVEQYLTASVAGQILDYIVTPNFRQGQWYEGINRGTSAIMEAVQGKFKPTETSAPSGNGSAFKILIIAFVIFILLAIIFGNRGGGGGGGNNDDDDVIITRRGRRNYPGGFFPFPGSFGGGGGGGSSGGGGGFGGFGGGGSFGGGGASGGW; encoded by the coding sequence ATGAGATTACGTTCTCTTAAAATAGTATTTTCATTCATCCTCTTCTGCTTTTACACTTTTGTATCTGCACAATACACTATTCCGCCAAAACCGGCGGTTCTGTATCCCGTGTTTGATGAAGCAGGACTGCTTACTCAGCAACAAAAAGATGAGTTGAATAATAAGCTGATCAAATTTGCAGACTCTACTTCCACGGAAATTGAAGTCATCATTATTCCTTCTACCAAAGGAGAAGATGTCAACTTTCTGGCTACCATGTTTGGCCAGCAATGGAAAATAGGAAAAAAGGGAGTAGATAACGGGGTCGTTTTTCTGATCGCTACAGAAGACCGTACAATGTCTATCCAGCAGGGAAGAGCCGTAGAACAATATCTTACAGCTTCAGTGGCTGGACAGATTTTAGACTATATTGTCACTCCTAACTTCAGGCAAGGACAATGGTATGAAGGCATCAACCGGGGGACCTCAGCAATTATGGAGGCTGTTCAGGGGAAATTCAAGCCTACAGAAACCTCAGCACCTTCCGGCAATGGAAGTGCATTTAAAATCCTGATTATCGCATTTGTGATCTTCATCCTTCTCGCCATTATATTTGGCAACAGAGGCGGAGGTGGCGGCGGCGGAAATAATGATGACGATGATGTAATCATTACCAGAAGAGGACGCAGAAATTACCCTGGCGGGTTCTTCCCTTTCCCGGGCAGCTTCGGAGGAGGCGGCGGTGGAGGAAGTTCCGGTGGAGGCGGTGGATTTGGCGGTTTCGGTGGCGGAGGCAGCTTCGGAGGAGGCGGTGCTTCCGGCGGATGGTAG
- a CDS encoding TPM domain-containing protein, which produces MSRFLTNQQISSLAEAIQSAEEHSTGEIRVHIDSNTEIQNAETAFEVFKELCMNKTADRNAVLFHVNFEQKYLTIIGDIGIHDKVYQSYWDHLHDYITAEFAKGNYYKALKSGILETGLELKKYFPVQGKNPNQLSNEITFS; this is translated from the coding sequence ATGAGCCGTTTTCTGACAAATCAGCAAATCTCTTCCCTTGCGGAAGCTATACAGTCGGCGGAAGAACATTCTACAGGCGAGATCAGGGTGCACATAGACTCGAATACGGAAATACAAAATGCAGAAACTGCATTTGAAGTTTTCAAAGAACTCTGTATGAATAAAACTGCCGACAGAAATGCTGTGCTTTTCCATGTCAATTTCGAACAAAAATACCTGACCATCATTGGGGATATCGGAATCCATGATAAAGTATACCAATCGTATTGGGATCATCTCCACGATTACATCACTGCTGAATTTGCCAAAGGGAATTATTATAAAGCTTTGAAAAGCGGCATTCTGGAAACCGGTCTTGAATTAAAAAAATATTTTCCCGTTCAGGGAAAAAACCCCAACCAGCTTTCTAATGAGATTACGTTCTCTTAA
- a CDS encoding LemA family protein, with protein MKNKGCLSAGTIGIALLIIVGVIFFWGKNGYNNFVTKEQNVNSKWSNIETVYQKRANLIPNLENTVKSYSKFEQETLTKVVEARSKATSINIDPTNMTEADLAKFQAAQGELSGALSRLMAVVESYPNLKADQQYINFQREYTAIENSIRTETVYYNDAAKDYNTTIKTFPNNILANFTNFKEKPFFKAEAGAEKAPEVFK; from the coding sequence ATGAAAAATAAAGGCTGCCTAAGCGCAGGAACTATCGGTATTGCTCTGCTTATTATTGTAGGTGTAATATTCTTCTGGGGGAAAAACGGTTACAATAATTTCGTTACGAAAGAACAAAACGTCAACTCCAAATGGTCTAATATAGAAACGGTGTATCAGAAAAGGGCCAACCTTATTCCAAATCTGGAAAATACGGTTAAATCTTATTCTAAATTTGAACAGGAAACATTGACAAAAGTAGTTGAAGCACGTTCTAAAGCGACTTCCATCAACATTGACCCTACGAATATGACCGAAGCTGATCTTGCTAAATTCCAGGCAGCACAGGGAGAATTATCCGGAGCATTAAGCAGATTAATGGCTGTAGTTGAATCTTACCCTAATTTAAAAGCTGACCAGCAGTACATCAACTTCCAGAGAGAATATACAGCAATTGAAAACAGTATCAGAACCGAAACGGTTTATTATAATGATGCTGCCAAAGATTACAATACAACGATTAAAACTTTCCCGAATAATATTCTGGCGAATTTTACAAACTTTAAAGAAAAACCTTTCTTCAAGGCTGAAGCAGGTGCCGAAAAAGCACCAGAAGTATTTAAATAA
- a CDS encoding dihydrofolate reductase → MTTIVVAMGEKNEIGFENKLLWHLPEDLKHFKNITSGHPIIMGRKTYESIGKALPNRTNIVISRKKKWFEEGILIVGSIKEAIKFAKKIDENVFIIGGGNIYEQTMDIVDKLEVTLVKADLEADTFFPKIDEKIWKKTSEICHEKDEKNQYDFCFQTFERIESK, encoded by the coding sequence ATGACAACAATAGTGGTGGCAATGGGAGAGAAGAACGAGATAGGTTTTGAAAATAAACTGCTGTGGCATCTTCCGGAAGATCTGAAACATTTTAAAAATATAACTTCCGGGCATCCTATTATCATGGGAAGAAAAACATATGAAAGTATCGGAAAAGCATTGCCTAACCGTACCAATATTGTTATTTCCAGAAAGAAAAAATGGTTTGAAGAAGGGATTCTGATCGTAGGAAGCATCAAGGAAGCCATTAAGTTTGCCAAGAAGATCGATGAAAATGTATTCATTATCGGGGGTGGAAATATCTACGAACAAACGATGGATATTGTGGATAAATTGGAAGTTACTTTGGTGAAAGCCGATCTTGAAGCTGATACCTTCTTTCCAAAGATTGATGAGAAAATCTGGAAAAAAACCAGTGAAATCTGCCATGAAAAAGATGAAAAAAATCAATACGATTTTTGTTTTCAGACTTTTGAACGGATTGAGAGTAAATAG